In Aliiglaciecola sp. LCG003, a genomic segment contains:
- a CDS encoding TolC family protein codes for MNQFNKRLQKLLLKWRVWHKVLLLILLVWSTLSAAAEQDMQQGLITALRATLNHHPLVKSKQSELDAQHYRVDSAKAGRYPTLSLQANNLDNEYDRGVLRLQQPVWTFGKISSAIDLAEAGFTAQQLELLQVQRQLMEETAVVYAKIEGINQRGLVADDNVEQHQTLFQRIERRQKGSLATEADVKLAHSRLLQAQVQRQSIGGELLVALSELQGLTQIYVTTDTPVDPLLAELPSAQQAQTRAINNSADLELKRQRWNVAKLEIQKEKVASTPNIYFQVDHDIGSSQLNQDRTRYGLNFVANFDGMGFTSRGQVKSAIARSEAAKFDLYATKSDVKRRVSILMLNRKVQEDSIVSQREVVESLSATMASFVRQYQSGHKTWVEVLNTQRELTQQRIQLTQIENDWLILSLRVATLIGKLDQLAGINTL; via the coding sequence GTGAATCAATTTAATAAAAGGCTGCAAAAATTGTTGTTGAAGTGGCGTGTTTGGCACAAGGTGTTACTACTTATTCTGTTGGTATGGAGCACTCTGTCAGCAGCTGCGGAGCAAGATATGCAGCAGGGCTTGATTACTGCTTTGCGTGCTACCCTCAACCATCACCCCTTAGTCAAAAGCAAACAGTCTGAGTTAGATGCACAACATTATCGAGTAGATAGCGCTAAAGCTGGGCGCTACCCAACCCTATCTTTGCAGGCTAATAACCTCGATAACGAATATGATCGAGGTGTCCTGCGCTTACAACAACCCGTATGGACCTTTGGCAAAATTAGCAGTGCGATTGATTTAGCCGAGGCTGGCTTTACTGCACAGCAGTTAGAATTGTTACAGGTACAGCGTCAGTTGATGGAAGAAACCGCCGTGGTCTATGCCAAAATAGAAGGCATAAACCAACGAGGGTTAGTGGCTGATGATAATGTCGAACAACATCAAACTTTGTTTCAGCGTATTGAGCGCCGACAAAAGGGCTCCTTAGCCACCGAAGCAGACGTAAAACTGGCTCACTCCCGTCTATTGCAGGCGCAAGTTCAGCGCCAAAGTATCGGTGGCGAACTACTGGTGGCCTTATCCGAGTTACAGGGGCTAACTCAAATTTATGTAACTACAGATACGCCGGTTGATCCTCTTTTGGCCGAACTTCCTAGTGCGCAACAGGCCCAAACCCGTGCAATTAATAATAGCGCCGACCTTGAATTGAAGCGCCAGCGTTGGAACGTGGCAAAATTGGAAATTCAGAAAGAAAAAGTCGCCTCAACGCCGAATATCTATTTCCAAGTAGATCACGATATTGGCAGCTCACAGTTAAATCAAGATAGAACCCGTTACGGTCTGAATTTTGTGGCGAACTTCGATGGCATGGGCTTTACGTCACGCGGTCAGGTTAAAAGCGCTATCGCTCGCTCAGAAGCGGCTAAATTCGATCTTTATGCCACAAAGAGTGATGTTAAGCGACGAGTCAGTATATTGATGCTGAATCGAAAAGTGCAGGAAGATTCAATCGTGTCACAGCGTGAAGTGGTCGAATCATTAAGCGCAACGATGGCGTCTTTTGTGCGGCAGTACCAAAGCGGCCATAAAACATGGGTCGAAGTGCTAAATACACAACGAGAATTAACCCAGCAACGCATCCAACTCACGCAAATCGAAAATGACTGGCTGATCTTGTCACTACGGGTAGCGACCTTGATTGGCAAGCTTGATCAACTAGCAGGTATAAACACGTTATGA
- a CDS encoding sulfotransferase, giving the protein MNNSLRLLRKLADQQQYSELRELSQSIWHETQDPAVLPLLALSHGLLGDTLQAEQTFEQAQLYQTELDLDSLVDLAAVCILMQQLDSAVALLDHVVTQQPEHALALARLGQCRMHEENAEAAQNLFKQAFELEPQRIAVAILLIHLQLDDSHYEAAQATLHQAYEALAQISAELPDGLNQQHLQQLQDLQIRLWVEQQEYAFAERWLQEQFAALQQDEISKADFIHRLSHYAQLLAGHDLHQQAEEILREYLKSLPHNISLCMQLSELYQVQGHFVQGINLVRKALKLEPDNIGLWVKLALISMHRFEGKARHAAQKAVALAEVLQPNEAHPVEAISLQQAQASNALAMVESQEQNFELAERMFRKILIERKNFIPALQGLAQQQMQRGQIDEAIELFERVKQLDPIKGYAGLINARRFPEDESVLDKLAKAAKMPSLEGPLCSGLLFQLAAAWEKRGDYPQAFEFAKQANQASKKFLPYDAKAHRNQCARIRYGFSKALFEHRREHGVQTTLPVFVVGMPRSGTTLVEQIIASHSQIFGAGELGLIPQVAQGLNRWERHVGSGRSYPDCVDDLTPEVSAGIANNILKEMQELAPDAKHVVDKLPHNFEHIGLIKFLFPNAKIISVRRDPRDIAISNYFTDYQAKHGGMGFAYDLTDIGEQLADHNLMMHHWQQLFTGDILEVNYENVVDELEIHARKMLQFIGVEWEPQVLDFNKLDRTVKTASVWQVRQPIYKSSKARWVRYKDYLAPLIKGTNAKCQPDPINDMLSLPEPGFLTNGVELFHQGDLDGAELRFKKMLHHNPEHAACLYMTGLVYLQKGHMQDGIAMIEKALAKVPWQQEWRDNLQRAYREVGEHDKANKLDSKAARRAPLEKTSIKDNEYWQDDTAQIGEPL; this is encoded by the coding sequence GTGAACAACAGCTTAAGGTTGCTTAGGAAACTGGCGGATCAGCAGCAATATAGCGAGTTACGGGAATTGAGTCAGAGCATCTGGCATGAAACCCAAGACCCAGCGGTATTGCCGCTGTTGGCGCTGTCCCATGGTCTGTTGGGCGACACCCTCCAAGCTGAGCAAACCTTCGAACAGGCTCAGCTTTATCAGACAGAGCTTGACCTTGACAGTTTGGTGGATCTGGCCGCGGTATGTATTTTGATGCAACAGTTGGACAGCGCAGTTGCCCTGCTTGATCATGTCGTCACGCAACAGCCAGAGCATGCTTTAGCATTAGCGCGCTTGGGTCAGTGTCGTATGCATGAGGAAAACGCCGAGGCAGCGCAAAACCTATTTAAGCAAGCCTTTGAGCTTGAGCCCCAGCGCATTGCGGTTGCCATTCTTCTTATCCACTTACAGTTAGATGACTCACACTATGAAGCCGCACAAGCGACTCTGCATCAAGCATATGAAGCACTTGCACAGATTAGCGCCGAGTTGCCAGATGGGTTAAATCAACAGCATCTTCAGCAACTGCAAGACTTGCAGATCAGGCTCTGGGTTGAGCAGCAAGAGTATGCCTTTGCGGAAAGGTGGCTGCAGGAGCAGTTTGCAGCGCTGCAACAAGATGAGATCAGCAAAGCTGATTTTATTCATCGACTAAGTCACTACGCCCAACTATTAGCTGGACATGACTTACACCAGCAAGCGGAAGAAATCTTACGCGAATATTTAAAATCTTTACCGCACAATATTAGCCTGTGTATGCAGTTGTCTGAATTGTATCAGGTGCAAGGTCATTTTGTACAAGGGATCAATCTCGTCCGAAAAGCGCTTAAACTAGAGCCGGATAATATTGGCTTGTGGGTCAAGCTCGCACTTATCAGCATGCACAGGTTCGAAGGAAAAGCACGACACGCGGCGCAAAAAGCCGTTGCGCTGGCCGAAGTATTGCAACCTAATGAAGCCCATCCCGTTGAAGCAATTAGCCTGCAACAAGCTCAAGCTAGCAATGCCTTAGCCATGGTGGAAAGCCAAGAGCAAAACTTTGAGCTGGCAGAGCGCATGTTTCGCAAGATATTAATTGAAAGAAAAAACTTTATTCCTGCATTACAGGGTTTAGCTCAACAGCAGATGCAACGTGGCCAAATAGACGAAGCCATCGAATTATTCGAACGTGTTAAACAACTCGATCCAATTAAAGGCTATGCCGGCCTAATTAACGCAAGGCGTTTTCCAGAAGATGAAAGCGTGCTCGATAAACTCGCTAAAGCGGCCAAAATGCCAAGTTTAGAGGGCCCACTGTGCTCTGGTTTATTGTTTCAACTTGCTGCCGCGTGGGAGAAGCGGGGAGATTACCCACAAGCTTTCGAGTTTGCTAAGCAAGCAAATCAGGCCAGCAAAAAGTTCCTGCCCTATGATGCCAAGGCTCACCGCAACCAGTGTGCACGTATTCGCTACGGATTTTCTAAAGCGCTATTTGAACATCGTAGGGAACATGGGGTTCAAACTACCTTGCCGGTTTTTGTGGTAGGTATGCCACGCTCGGGAACGACCTTGGTTGAGCAGATTATTGCTAGCCACAGTCAAATCTTCGGCGCAGGGGAATTAGGCTTGATCCCGCAGGTGGCACAGGGCTTGAACCGTTGGGAGCGGCATGTGGGCTCGGGGCGCAGTTATCCAGATTGTGTAGACGATTTAACCCCTGAAGTCAGTGCGGGCATTGCGAATAACATATTAAAAGAAATGCAGGAGCTTGCCCCAGACGCCAAGCATGTGGTGGATAAATTACCGCATAATTTTGAACATATTGGTTTGATCAAATTTCTGTTCCCAAACGCCAAAATTATCTCAGTTCGCCGTGATCCGCGAGATATTGCTATTTCTAACTATTTTACGGACTATCAGGCGAAGCATGGCGGAATGGGCTTTGCTTATGATCTCACAGACATTGGCGAACAATTAGCTGATCACAACCTGATGATGCATCACTGGCAGCAGTTGTTTACTGGCGATATCTTAGAAGTAAATTATGAAAATGTGGTTGACGAGCTAGAAATTCATGCGCGTAAGATGTTGCAATTTATCGGGGTTGAATGGGAGCCTCAAGTGCTTGATTTCAACAAGCTGGATCGCACCGTAAAAACCGCTAGTGTATGGCAAGTTCGCCAGCCCATTTACAAAAGTTCCAAAGCGCGCTGGGTTCGTTATAAGGATTATCTTGCGCCGCTGATAAAAGGCACCAACGCCAAGTGTCAGCCTGATCCGATTAATGATATGCTCAGCTTGCCCGAGCCGGGCTTTCTTACCAATGGTGTTGAGCTATTTCATCAAGGAGACTTGGATGGGGCGGAGCTGAGGTTTAAAAAGATGCTGCATCACAACCCTGAACATGCGGCCTGCCTCTATATGACGGGTTTGGTGTACTTGCAAAAAGGTCATATGCAAGATGGCATTGCAATGATTGAAAAGGCCCTCGCCAAGGTGCCCTGGCAGCAAGAATGGCGGGATAACTTACAACGTGCGTATCGTGAAGTGGGTGAGCATGACAAGGCCAATAAACTGGACTCTAAAGCTGCCCGTCGCGCTCCCCTTGAGAAAACTTCGATAAAAGATAATGAGTACTGGCAAGATGACACGGCCCAAATCGGGGAGCCATTGTAG